TGGTGTTAGAATCAGTCAATGATGACAAACTACTAGTAAAGAATTAGTTTGTAGCGAAACGAAGCGCTTTACCGGTCtgctttaaatttcaacagaATTGATGTAAAATTCATTTGCCGTTTTCTTTTATCTAATTTAAGAAAGCctggagaaaaaaatgaggcaaaaaacaaagcaatttcaaatttacatCAAATGTTGGAACAATGAATACTTAAAATTGAGGATAGACAAgccaaggggacggactctgcAGTTTGCTGAGCCAAGTTGCTCCCCTGTCCGGTGAAGAGCAATATGATGATGGCAAAACATCTACTTGCTTGATGTATGTTATGATCACGATAATTACAGGTTGGTAGATAAGTTGTAGTTTTGTTGTATAGATTGCGgcacaaaaaatgaattaatttttttgtcagTTTTGGCCAACCttcaaaacacatacacatacatgaTTTTGATAGCTATCCGTTGATTAGATCGTGAGTTGTAGTGTTTTGAGTGGACCAACTTCTTATATAGTGCAAAGCATGGATAAAACCGTCAAAAAAGTTTTATCCGGTCTCTAAACAATCACATACAAACattaacatttgttttatgaGTTTAAAAGAGGTCGTAGCGATACATCCGATTCAAAACGCAGAGGTCGCTCGAAAGACGTTGTTTCGtcagaatattttttagaAATCCATAAAATGGTTTTGGATAACTGTAAAACAGCATTGATGGAGATAGCAGTACAGGATAGCAGAACATGTGTCACAATCGATCAGAAACAACAACGGGTGGCTTGTAGTATTCAAACTGCAATTAAGTGGAATTTTTGTGTTGATATGTGACTATGAACGATACAACAGAAAACCAGCTATTTCTTATTCGCAGACCACAAATGAATGCTATCTGGAAAGAAATAGCGGCCCAATGATGAAGTTGGCCaactatatttaaaaaatggcatCGAAAAGTTAGCTGATTGCTATAAACGCTCCTTTGCTCTAGGAGAGTTTGAGTTTAgccaaaaaaatccttttatcgTGGTTAGGACTAAGACTTATCTACCCACCTGATAAGGTTGACGTTGACGGCTACCTTGGAacaatcgtaacttcggacaacctAGGCTGCGATCTTCTGAGGAACATTGTTTTCGGAGTGATCTTGCCTTCTACGGGcttcacaaactcctgcgattcCGAAGAATCTAGCGTGAAGCACTCCAAAGAACTCGCAATTCTCGTGAGAGAATTGGACACATTAACTGCCCTTGAGATCATATACTGTATTGGAGTTAATACAAGCAAGCCatggaataattttcttgaaaaGATTTCAAATCTGGTCCATGCCTCTTAAAAGTGCAGTATAAAGCGTtccaaaagtaaaaaaaattgttgaagtATTTCTTAACGGAAATGAACGATAGTGTTCAACACTTCTTAATGAGCCTTAAGATGCTGTAAATTCTTTACACTGGCATGGTTTTTACTACGCAGAACACACTATATTTATCGGGATGTCCCTTATATAGGTTGATTTATTCGTTACTTTTCTTACAATTAGCTAATTGGTTGCATTTCCTGctacttctgctgctgctcgacacTACTACTGCGACCCACCTCTTTCATTTTCAGTTCTTCTCGCATTCTCACTCAGTTGTTCTCACCCGCCTTCGATGTTTTCACTGTGCGTCTGTCCCTCTGCCTTGGCGATTTTCGTGTGTGTATAGGGATCAGATTTTGATTctgaatgaaaaaataaggTACGAATAATAAACGTTGCTGAGAGTTCGATGATTTTCTTGTTTCATGCAGAGATCGATATAACGATATtaattttatcttcttcttcttcttgttttgataaaaaacaGTAGGAAATGCATCCACACTATCGCACGCCTGTCCTCTTTTGACCTGTTGTTCCCTCTTTTCTAGAAAGTAGAAAAAGCAGCTCTTGTTCTACAAGAATTCCTGCATATTTTATCGCACACTTGTtccttattcgttttttttatataatacCATTACGAAGAGGATTgaatctttctttttattcgtACACCCGGCACCCGGCAGTTTGGTCGCGCCACAATCGTTTCAAATAAACTTGTACAAATAGTTTCTACAGTAGTTGTGATAGTACCCACCGTCCAGCGTCAATCCGGGTCAACTTTTGGCTTCGAGGTGCTTGGGGGCATCGGCATATGTGAACTTAAGGCGAAACGCTTCCGCCACCAGCACTCCGATATGCGAATCCATCCAGTTGTGTGTGGGCAGGttttgcagcaacagcatgagtccctgtgtatgtgtgtgtttcatcgaataatttgtttcaaaaattccGTTACATCGTTACAGAATGAGGTAAGCTTACCTGAAAATCTTTCTCCTGAAGCAACTGTTCTCTCCAGTGCAGCAAAAAGGCGGCACACACGTACAGCTGAAACACCGCAAACCCGTCCGACTCGGCCAGATAGGTGTCCCAAAGACGGATAGTACAGTACAGTGGCAGTTCCCGTGTGAGGAGATTGTTCATCCAGcggaaagaaaattgcaaaTAATCGACACCGTGTAGCTGCAGATGTCGGTGAAGCGTTCCTATTGGGAAGCCGATGtgaagataataaaaaaaaaagacattagTACTATGGTCCTATGGCCGAAGGCAAATAATCTCGTACCGTCGATTCGCTGTATCAGTTCCTTCAGCTGATTAACCTTTGCCTGTATGCCGAGCTGTGCAAAAATGTAATTATCCTGGATGCAATCGAGAAATTTGGACAAACACCAAAACGAATCGGATTCGATAATGTCTCGCTGTTCAATGCTGAGGTCACCCAATTGGCACTGCTCCAGGTCTTTATCTGTttacaaatataaaacaaaaaagcgattATGATATGCAGAACAAATCGCCGATCGttctgtggaaaaaaaaacccgtaccCGCTCCGACAGCTTCCTGCAGAAAGACGATAAAAAACGGTGTTACGAGATCGTTGATGCCCTGCACATATCCGGACGCCGGATGCCGTATGGCCCAGATGAACAGTATGCGCTCAAACATTTCCTGTACCAGCGTCTGCTGAAACAGTGACACATGTGGATTCATGCGCGGCACATCGATGTGTATCTGGCGGTAAGTGTCCTGCTGGCTTTCGTCTCGACTGTCCGCATCGAAGTACTGCTGCACCAGCTTCCGATAGTCGACACGCTTCCGTTCCAGTACCGTTTGACGGCGTTCCAGGCTGGTGGGAAGGTAGCCGGACAGAAGTCTCCACGTGACGGCACGCATTTTTCGCGGCACACCCGACCAGCTGAGCTCCTTCAGCGCAATCAGGTTTAGTAGGGGAGCTTCGAGAATGTTGCTAAACTTTTCGTACTTCGATTCACACTCCACATCCTTGGAGGCGACGTTGGAGGAGAGTTTTAGCAGCTGAGGTCGTCCCGGGTACGCATGAAACCGTTGGCGAAGgctgaaataaaatacaagcAAGCAGATTAGTTTGAGTGACCAATCGTTACACTAGCCGCTCCTTTTACCGCTGATCGTTGACGTATCCCATCCCATCGttggactgctgctgttggcctTGTTGTTGGTGTGGCTGTGTTTGGATATCTAAGTGTTCTATTCGCAAGGCAGCCGTTACGGGCGAACCTTCCTCGTCGGGATGTTCTGTCACTATCCGACCCGATTCTGTCGTCGATGCACTACTTGATTCCGGCACGTCCGAGCGGACATAATATGATGGTTTGGGTCCAACAACGCTACCGGAAGCAGTGCCGCTTTTGTGAGTTTTAATCACATTCAATGCCGCTGTCTGTGAAGCTCGTTTTGATATGCGCGTGTCCACTACGCCGGAAATGATACAAAATTCATCGTCGCCCAAATCCCACGCATCGCTCACGGAGTCTTGATAGTCCTGAAAGGATGAGCTTCCACCGGACGAGCTCGATCCGATCGGACGGCCGCTCCCGATGCGCCCAGACCCGACCGTTGTCGGTCGCCCGGGTATGGTACGGCTGTTGTTGCGCCAAAACGAAGAGGATGTGGAACCATCGGCAGAAGTAGTAGTACCACCGGCAGTACTAGTACTGGCACTACTGCTACTCATGTCCCCCACCCAGCTGAGGGCTTCAAATTGCGATAATTGGTTAAAAACACTATTGGTGGTTTTAAACACTATTGTATCGGGTCACGTCGAGATTGTTGGTTTGACCGGTGTGTCAAATATTGCCGTAAGTAAAATACCAATAGCTGAACATGAAAGTATGCACGCTAATGACCTTCCGGGATATCAGCGAAGACACCACGACCTGTGACGGTATTTAATTAGAAGACGACGTACGTACACTACGGTGACAGCACTtcgaactgctgctgctacaaacCATGCACAGTTTTATCTACTTGTCTGCTTCTTCTATTGCCACCCGATAGGGGCTGGGTCATTGTCGTACAATGTAGCAGAAGAaggaggatgatgatggtgatgatgaatgACAAAGGGAGCTACACAGTTATCTTGTCCGAGAGCTGAGAATTGTCCAACACGGGCTGCGACCGACGACCGAACTATATGCAACCTTCTTTTACACGCATAATTACGGGTCCCTGGTAAACGAGACCATATTCCGGTGGAACGAAACCGTTTAGCGAGTTTAGAGaagcatttaaattaaaagaaataaaacgtaGCACTAGTGTACGGGCCCTGCTACGGAACAATTGTTTCGGCAAATTGTTTCAAacgaaacaatgttttttgctttctttttttttattttggcattCCATCGTCATTTGACAGTTCAGTATCGTTCTGATGCGTTTATAGTGTAGAGTCGAATTGTACGATGCGTAGAGTGTGGTACACGTGTGGAATTACGACTGCCTTGGAAGATGTATGGAGAATATGccgtttatattttttaatttaaattatatctGTTTCATTATTGCgcatgaaaaacaaataagaagTATTTGCGGTACCCGTAGAAATATTCCGttatcaattaaaatttatttaatagcAATTTTACCGTTCAAATTACTCAATTCATACAGCTACTCCACCGAGCGATCCTCGGTGATGAATCGGTGTCCATCTAATCTCTACGCTTCTTGCGATCCTTGTCCCGGTTGCTGCTACCACTAGCCCCTGCCGCTGAATCTTCTTTCCGTTTCGGTGCTTTCTTGGCCATCGACAAGAACTGATCCAAACCGAACGGATCTTCCTCCTTTTCGAACTGTACCGGGCCCTGGCGGACGGTTTGACCGCTACGATCTGTACCGCTGAACTCTTTGTCCGGCACGAACCTGTTCGTGTTTACGATCTTGTCCAGATCCGCACCGTAAGCATCGTTGTCGACTGCTTTACTTGGCCGATACAAATGCTGTCCAAGGGTGCCCGATTCACGCCACGGTTTGTCGTACACGTTGTACGCTTCATCATCCCCATAACCGGAGTCCATACCTTTGGAGGTGTTGAACAGGCGCTGATCGAACTGTGATTCACCTGCCAGATTCGTTTTGGCTGGCATTCCCAACGCAATCTGTTCGGAGATGTCTCGCTCACGTTCACGTTGCAATTTGGAACGCTTCTCGGGTGCCGCTCGAGCAAGATTGCGATCGCGCGCTCGCTCCCGATGTCTTTCAGCACGGATCTCATCACGCTCGCGTAAATCGGTCGTGGATGatccaccacctccaccaccagcagcagcaatgccCTCTCCGCCAGCTGCATCCGGATGACGAATGCCCGCCCGTTCGTCACGTGCCCTTTGTGCCATCTGGCGAAGCAtgtcttccttcttttccttttccttttggGCCAATTTCTTCTCGAGCTGTGCACGAGCTTCGACAGCTTCGCGTGCCTTACGATCGGCGATGTAGAGCGCTTCGGCCatttttgcaaacttttcaTTAATGTGCACTTGCTGCAATCCACGCCCATCGGCAGCTAAACGTTTGTCGAGCGGAATGGTGTAGCCCTTTGCGTTCTTCCAGTTGGATATACACGGTGGAACTTTCCATTCTTTCTGTTCCTTCACTGTAACCTTTCTGGTTGGGGAGTGAAGTACCGGTGCCGGGGGTGAAGGAGGTCCGCGGGGAATCTTTTTGTTGATACGGAAACGGGGCGGTTCCATCGGATCTACTTGCGCTTCCACCATGCGAATGATACGCTGCTTTGCACCGGAATTGAATGCGTCGCCCTGCTGGGATGGTGTATAGCGGATGTACTGCGCTGGTGCTTGCTTTTCGGCGGCTCTCACTGGCATAGCCGATACAATCTTTTGGTTGGTCAACTTTTCCAATGCTTTGCGTGTGTTTTCCGTTATTTCGTTGATCGTCTCCTGGTCAGGCAGTTGCAGTTCTTCCGAGTCCTCGGCTAACACTTCCGCCGGAAGCAATTGATTTATGTTCGAGTACACAATCTTGTCCTTTGCGTGACCTTGCCGAGCGATTGCATCGTACTTCACCTTTCCAGTTTGATCCAATTGCACCGCAAGTGCGTTCGATTTTTTGGACGCATTCCCGGGAGCACCCATACCTGTGTGTCAACGAGAGTTAGTATGGATTCGATTCTAAACCTACGCATCTTCCATTGCTTTCTTACCCAACGGGTACTGAGCTACGTGAATCTCCGGAAAGGAACCTCCATCGCCAAAGTCAGCATCCGTGCGCGGTATCCAGCCCTTGCGCTGACCGTACGGAGGTGCTGCAACCTTGGCACTCACTAATGCGCCCATCGATGGTGTCTTCATTTTGCGCTCATCATCCCGATCCCAAACGGGATTGGATGGCGCGGGTAAAACCGTGGATAGCGACATACTACCAGCGTTATCCTTTCCGCATATAAACTGCAAACCAGGATAAGCTAACAAGCACCGATAAGGATCAAGTTAATGTACACaataagttgtttttttgcgaCGCTGCAGCAGCCTGCCGTCTGTTgatgtgaaaaagaaaatgtcctCTTGGCAGCTCAAAATCCAACTAGAATTGactttgttgatgtttttgctGGGGCAATGGTTATAGTGATGGGTTCTGTTCTTCACCGTTCGATGAGGTTCAATTCagcaaattgaatatttttggatgagtttttcaatcaaaatatCTCAAGTTTCGGTGAAATTTTCGTTCAATAACATTTTTTGTCGATTAACATTATCCTCAACGATGTAGAATatgcatatttaaaaaatatttgcttcacGTAATGCCATTCGTATCTGTCCCATGATTCCGGGTTCCGCCTGTCGTGCAGCGTCGTCCACTTTGCCTCTGTTTCCTTGCTTCGAgatcgttttgtgtgtgcgtgcgcgatTGACGACGATTGGTGTGTGGAATAAGTCGGTTTTGATGCTGACAAAACGTTTTCCCCCAGTACTTTTTATCATTATCCATTGTCTGCGGTTTCGCAACAACTCTAGCGCTGTTTGCCTTTACCACTGGCAACACCACAAACACGCATTGCCGAACTTTGTGGCGTACACGAACACCAGCCCTAATCGTGAGGACAAACATCCTGGAAGATTCCACCACCCCCGAGACCTAAGGGCAAGAAATCTATCCTGTACAACGGCGAATGGCGAATGTTGAAAGTAAGTGTGGCGAATGTGTTTCGGGAGTGGATAAGCTTATAGAGTTCGGCGAGCACACTTTTTGCGGGAAGCCTATATTCTTACAAATCTAACCATAACTAACCCTGTTCCGGTGCTGGGGTGCTGTGATTGCTCGCATTGTTTTCATCCGACAATTTCGGTGTTTCTGCCTATCTTTCCAAAACAGGAGAAGACAACATGTTGAATGAGGAGCAAGAATCATCGCAATCCAACAGTAGCAATGGCTCGAGTAGTGTGGTGCAGCCGTCCAGCTTCCAGCTGAAATCAAGCGTCCTACGACAGTCCACCTTTGGCGGGTCATCGTTTctcggtggcggtggcggtggtggtggatcatCTTCGAGCAACAGCATATCATCGTCCCCTTCGCTCGCCGGGTCCGTCGGTGGTACCGGTGGCAGCTTGAGCAACAGCTTTAACCTGAAACCGAGCGTGCTTAAACCATCACAGCTTACCTTTGGCGGAATCGGCAGTATCAAAGAAGGCAATGGTGCGGCAGATAAGAATGGCAACGACGCGGTCGGTATAGCTTCCACAAATCCCTTCCTGAAGATGCAGTTTAGCGAAGAGGAACCATCGGAATCGGACGCTAAAGGCAGCTCGGCGGAAAGTAGCAAATCGGGCACCGAAAATCGGGACGGTGCCGGTGACAGTAacgcaaacagcagcaacaatatcGATCCGTTGGCAAAGCTAAAGAGTGCCTCCCTGCCAAAATCGAATCTGTTCGCGAACGTAAAAAAATCGACGCTCAGTGAAGCTTCGTGCGGTTTCGTGTTCGGTCAGAACGTGCACGAACGTGTGACGGGAGAAAATCTGAACAACGCCACCAGTGGCAACAATCTACCGACCACCGGCTTCTCGTTCGCTACAAGTGTTGCGGCCACGTCGGGAGAAAGTGGTGCGGCTGGCGGTGGCACGGTTAATGCGGCTAGCTCAGGACCGAACGCAACAGGA
This genomic window from Anopheles maculipalpis chromosome 2RL, idAnoMacuDA_375_x, whole genome shotgun sequence contains:
- the LOC126557643 gene encoding TBC1 domain family member 22B, with translation MSSSSASTSTAGGTTTSADGSTSSSFWRNNSRTIPGRPTTVGSGRIGSGRPIGSSSSGGSSSFQDYQDSVSDAWDLGDDEFCIISGVVDTRISKRASQTAALNVIKTHKSGTASGSVVGPKPSYYVRSDVPESSSASTTESGRIVTEHPDEEGSPVTAALRIEHLDIQTQPHQQQGQQQQSNDGMGYVNDQRLRQRFHAYPGRPQLLKLSSNVASKDVECESKYEKFSNILEAPLLNLIALKELSWSGVPRKMRAVTWRLLSGYLPTSLERRQTVLERKRVDYRKLVQQYFDADSRDESQQDTYRQIHIDVPRMNPHVSLFQQTLVQEMFERILFIWAIRHPASGYVQGINDLVTPFFIVFLQEAVGADKDLEQCQLGDLSIEQRDIIESDSFWCLSKFLDCIQDNYIFAQLGIQAKVNQLKELIQRIDGTLHRHLQLHGVDYLQFSFRWMNNLLTRELPLYCTIRLWDTYLAESDGFAVFQLYVCAAFLLHWREQLLQEKDFQGLMLLLQNLPTHNWMDSHIGVLVAEAFRLKFTYADAPKHLEAKS
- the LOC126558157 gene encoding puff-specific protein Bx42, giving the protein MSLSTVLPAPSNPVWDRDDERKMKTPSMGALVSAKVAAPPYGQRKGWIPRTDADFGDGGSFPEIHVAQYPLGMGAPGNASKKSNALAVQLDQTGKVKYDAIARQGHAKDKIVYSNINQLLPAEVLAEDSEELQLPDQETINEITENTRKALEKLTNQKIVSAMPVRAAEKQAPAQYIRYTPSQQGDAFNSGAKQRIIRMVEAQVDPMEPPRFRINKKIPRGPPSPPAPVLHSPTRKVTVKEQKEWKVPPCISNWKNAKGYTIPLDKRLAADGRGLQQVHINEKFAKMAEALYIADRKAREAVEARAQLEKKLAQKEKEKKEDMLRQMAQRARDERAGIRHPDAAGGEGIAAAGGGGGGSSTTDLRERDEIRAERHRERARDRNLARAAPEKRSKLQRERERDISEQIALGMPAKTNLAGESQFDQRLFNTSKGMDSGYGDDEAYNVYDKPWRESGTLGQHLYRPSKAVDNDAYGADLDKIVNTNRFVPDKEFSGTDRSGQTVRQGPVQFEKEEDPFGLDQFLSMAKKAPKRKEDSAAGASGSSNRDKDRKKRRD
- the LOC126557819 gene encoding ran-binding protein 3, which codes for MANVEREDNMLNEEQESSQSNSSNGSSSVVQPSSFQLKSSVLRQSTFGGSSFLGGGGGGGGSSSSNSISSSPSLAGSVGGTGGSLSNSFNLKPSVLKPSQLTFGGIGSIKEGNGAADKNGNDAVGIASTNPFLKMQFSEEEPSESDAKGSSAESSKSGTENRDGAGDSNANSSNNIDPLAKLKSASLPKSNLFANVKKSTLSEASCGFVFGQNVHERVTGENLNNATSGNNLPTTGFSFATSVAATSGESGAAGGGTVNAASSGPNATGTTPGNKEGSDSSDGSSREPKDRESLEEAARRYEESRGALKRKYEEVETITGEEDERNVVEINCKLFAFAKSNWEERGHGTLRLNDKDNNESRVVFRQSGNLRVLINTKVWSGMVAQQPSQKSLRLTAIDSSGQIKVFLVMSRPDVITKLHKELSKRIETAKQTAELEAAKENKDDNKPPVIPIDPASIDGADVEDDGSTIPVPVDTESLATSVDAEEPCPKKRSSITSSPPSS